Within Deinococcus metalli, the genomic segment AGGCTCAGCGACACCGGCTTGTTCACGTTGCCGCTCAGCTTGAGCCGCCAGGTGCCCAGGTCGACGCTGGCCGGAAAGCCCGACAGATTGGTGCGCACGAAGAATGCGGCGGTGGGCGTGAACGCACTTTGAAAGTAGCTGCGCGGCGTCTCGTACAGCGGTGGACGGTCCACCAGGCGGATCAGCGGCACCTTCTGCGGCAGGGCGATCAGCGGCCCCAGACCGTTCCAGGCGTCCAGGGGGCCGGGACCGCTGAAGGTGGGGGCGGGCGCGCTGGGCAGGCTCTGCTGGGCCAGGGCGCTGCGGCCCAGCGTCAGGGCAGCGCCAGCGGTGCCCAGCAGTCCCAGAGCGCTGCGGCGGGTGAGTGGAGCGGATGAATCGGACATACGTGGACCTCCTGGAACGGGGTGGGGGGAGAGGCTGAGGTGCAGGGTGTCAGACGCGATATTCAAGCGCGGGGCAGGCCGATGGCGGGCAGGGCGGGCACCTTTCCCAGCAGTTCCCCACGCCAGACGCCGTGCGCGGTGCGGACCGTGACCAGCAGCCACAGCACCGCCAGCACGGGGACAAACACTTCTCCCAGGCCCGTGAAAAAGCCCAGGTGGGTCAGGCTGCCCAGGCTGAAGGTGGAGGCTGTAAAGACGCCCAGCGGGAAGGTGAACGCCCACCAGCCCAGGTTGAACGGCAGGCCCTGCCGGATGAAACGCAGCGTGGTCAGCGTGGCCAGCGCCAGCCACCACGTTCCGAAGCCCCACAGCACCAGGCCGCCCAGCAGGCCCGCGCCGGTCAGGATCGGGCCGAGTTCCCCCAGGCCCTGCGCGGCCAGCACGCGGGGGGCGGCCTCGCCCAGTTGCAGCAGGGCCAGCGCGCCGGTGCCCAGCGGCCCCAGGGGCAGGAACATGCTCACGCCCAGCTCGGCCCCCGGCAGCTTGTGCTGGGCCAGCCGCAGCACGAACACGGTCAGGATCATCAGGGCCAGCGGCACCGACAGCGCAAACAGCACGTAGCCGCCGTAGATCAGCGGCGTGGCTGCCGCCACGCCCAGGTGCGGCGCGATCTGCCCGGCGCTGGCGGCGGCCACTTCCGAGGCCACCACGGGCAGCAGCCACAACGCCGTCATGCGTTCCAGCGCGTGGTCCTGGCGGGTGAACATCAGGTACGGCACCAGCAGGCCCACCGCCGCCGACAGCGCGGCGTCGAAGACCCACAGGTCACGGGCCAGCAGCGCCGCGTCCACGCCCCAGCGCGGCACGCCGAAGACGATCAGGCCGTTGATGATCGTGGCCAGGCCCATCGGGATGGCCCCCAGGAACATGCTCTGGGCCGGGTGCAGCAGGGTGGCGCGGCTGTCTGCCGGGTGCAGCAGGATGCGGGCCAGCGACAGCACGGTCAGCGCGGCGAAGATCAGCATGTTCAAGATCCACAGGCCCTCGCCCAGCGCCGCTGTGCCGGGGAGGGGCAGGTGGGGCAGCATCAGGGACACGATGCCGGTGCCCATGCTGGCGGTAAACCAGTTGGGGGTCAGCCCGCGCAGCACGTCGCTGGCAGCAGTTCTGGAAGTGTCTGGTGCGGAAGGGTGGGCAATCATGACGTCAGCGTAGGCCCGCCTTTTTATAAACTCAAATAGCCATTCGCTATAGCAACCCAAATTTGGTGTATATCTGGATCATGCCCCTGAACCCCGATCATCTGCTGACCTTCGTGCGGGTGGCCCGTCACGGCAACCTGAGTGCGGCGGCGGGCGAACTGAACCTGACGCAGCCCGCCGTGTCCAGCCAGATCAAGCTGCTGACGCAGGCGGTGGGCGAGCCGCTGCTGACCCGCCACCGTTACGGCGTCCGGCTGACCCCGGCGGGCCAGGGCCTGCTGCCGCACGCGGTGGCCGTTGAACGCGCTTTGGCCGGGGCCACGCGCTACGCCGCCGATCTGCGCGGCCTGGAAACAGGCACGCTGAACATCGCCGCCAGCAGCACCATCGCCGCAGCCCTGTTGCCGGGGGTGCTGGCGCAGTACCACGCCCGCTTCCCGGGGGTCACCCTGCGCGTGCAGCAGGGCAACACCGGGGAGGTGCTGGCCGCGCTGCTGGACGGGGCCTGTGAGCTGGCACTGATCGAGGGGGTGGCCGGAACGCTGCCTGCCGACCTGATCCGGCGCACTTTCGCCCAGGATACGCTGCGGCTGGTGCTGGCCCCGCAGCATCCGCTGGCCCAGCATTCGGCGCTGAACGCCGCGCACCTGAGTGGGCTGGGGCTGGTCTGGCGGGAGCCGGGATCAGGAACCCTTGAAGTGGCGCGCTCTGCGCTGGAGCGAGCGGGCATTCAGACGCGGGAGGTTCTGACCCTGACGGGCAGCGAGGCGGTCAAGGAGGCGGTGATCAGCGGCCTGGGGGCGGCGTTCATGTCGGAACTGATCGTCCGGCGGGAGGTGGCGGCGGGGGTGCTGGCCAGTCCGCCCCTGGAACTGCCCGGCCTGGACCGCCGGCTGGACGTGGTGGGCGCGCCCACTGAACTGCTGTCGAGGGCCGTGCAGGTCTTCGTGACTTTCCTGGAACCCGCCGGATGAGGGAGGGGAGGGGAGTCCCAGATCTCGGCCCCGCCTGTCAGCCAACCTTTTGCGGAGGTCTGAGAGAGGAAGAGCCATCTGAATGATCCGGGACGAGGCGTGCAAAAACGCCCGATAACGCAACGAATTGGCTGCTCCCATCCCGACAGCCTCCCCGCCTTGCGAAACTCTGTTGCACAATGATTTACACTGGCAACACGTTTTCGCAACACTGGAGGCTCCATGCAAGTCGGTTACGCCCGCGTCAGTAAACAAAATGAGCAGGACACCGCCGCACAACTTCGTGCATTGAAGACGGCAGGAGCAGAGCGCGTGTTTACCGAACATGCTTCTGGTGGCCGCTGGGACCGTCCTGAGCTGCACAAGATGCTGGATCAGCTCCGCGCCGGAGATGTGGTGGTGGTCTGGAAACTGGATCGCCTCAGCCGCAGCCTCAAGGATGTCTTGCACCTGATGGAGCTGCTGGGAGAGAAAGGCGTGGGGTTCCGAAGTTTGACTGAGGCCATAGATACCACCACGCCCGCAGGCCGAATGATGATGCAGATGGTGGGAGCGTTCGCCGAATTTGAGCGGGCCATGATCCGCGAGCGAACGAATGCAGGGCTGGAACAGGCCCGATTGGAAGGCCGCGTTGGTGGGCGCAAGCGCAAGTTGCTGCCGCACCAGGAGCAGGACATTCGTGAGTCGGTGGGGGCTGGGCAGCGCACTGCGGCCCAGTGCGCCCGTTTGTTCGGCGTCCATCCCAGCACCATTACCCGACTGTTGCAACGCCAGAGCTAAGGCGATGCCCGTCGAGTTTCTGAGCGACGAACAGGCCGCACAGTACGGACGCTACGCGGGCGATCCCACCCCCGAACAACTCAGCAACTTCTTTTTCCTGAGCGAAGCCGAACTGGCCCTGATTGCCGAACGCCGCCGCGATCACAACCAGCTCGGTTTTGCCGTGCAGCTCTGCACCCTGCGCTTTCTCGGTTCATTCCTGCCCAACCCTGTGCAGGTGCCGTCCATCGTGGTCCGCCACGTCGCTGATCAACTTCATCTGCCCGCCCGCGTGATCGCCCGCTACGCCCTGCGCGAGGAAACCCGCTACCAGCACCGCCGGATCATCGTGGCTGCTCTGGGCTACTGTGACTTTGACGGCGGGCAGGCCGTGCGACTGATTCGCTGGCTGTACGCTCAACTGGCACTGAGTGCGCTGCGGCCATCGGTTCTTTTTGATCTTGCCACGGCCCAGTTAATTCGCCGGAAAGTCGTGTTGCCAGGCGTCACCGTCCTGGCCCGACTGATGGCCCGCGTGCGCGAACGCTTTCATGCCCGCACCTTTGAACAGCTCAGCCAGAAGCTCAGCCTGGCACAACGACAGGCGCTGGAAAATCTGCTCATCCTTCCGTCAGACGCGCGGTTCACGCCGCTGGAGGTGCTTCGCACCTCCCCCACACGCATCTCCTCACCCGCTCTGAAAGCCGCGCTGCACCGCATTGAGCAGATTCGCGATCTTGGAGTCAGCGACATTGATCTGAGCGAGGTTCCCCAGTCACGGCAGGCCCTATTGACCCGCCACGCGCAGAGCGCCTGGGCGCAGACCCTGCTGCGGATGGTCCCGGCACGTCGTCAGGCCACGTTGCTGATCTTTCTGCAAGCCCTGGAGCGCAGCGCCACCGACGACGCCCTGGATCTGTTCGATCAATTTATGACCCACCTCACCCTAACGGGAGAAGTGCGGCGTAAGCAGGAACGGCTACGGACACTCAAGGATCTGGACCAGGCTGCACTGAGACTACGTGACGCCGTGCGGGTGTTGCTAGACGAAACCATTTCAGATGGAGACTTGCGCGAGCTGGCTTTCCGCGCGGTGAGTGCAGGTGAACTCCGTCAGGCTGTAGCCACCGTCAGCGCACTGGCGAGCGAGGATGCCGACACCAGCCCAGAAGCGCTGAGCAACGCTTATGGCACTGTGCGGCGCTTCCTGCCTGCCTTTCTCCATACCGTCGAGCTGGACGGCACGGCCAGCGCCCGGCCCCTGCTAGACGCCTGGACCTTTTTGAGAAAGCTGGAAACGAGTGGCCGGGATAGACCGCAGTGGAAAGACGCCCCCAGGGGATTCGTGTCGCGGGTCTGGCAGCGGCGGGTTTTCCCGCACGGCGGGAAGACTGATCATCAGGCGTACACCCTGTGTCTGCTGGAGCGGCTTCAACAGGCCCTGCGGCGGCGTGAGGTCTTTGCCCCTGGCAGTGACCGCTACGGCGATCCCCGTGCCGAGTTGTTGCAAGGAGCGTCCTGGGACGCCGTGAGCGACGATGTGTGCCGCGCCCTGAACCGTTCGCTGGATCCCCAACCAGAGCTGGAACGTCTGCGCCTTGAGCTGGATGGTGCCTACCGCGAGGTGGAGCGCACCTTGCCCCAAAACACGGCCTTGCAACTGGATGGGCAGCCGGGTGGAACCCGGCTACGCCTGACGCCTCTGGAACCAGCCCCTGATCCGCCCAGCCTTCAGCGGCTTCAGCAGGCGGTGGCCCAGCGTCTTCCCGCCGTGCCGCTGGCCGCCTTGTTGCTGGAAGTGCATGCCTTTACGGGGCTGGCCGATGCCTTTACCCACGTCACCGATGGCACCTCCACCTTGCGGGACTTGCCTTTAAGTGTCACAGCGGTTCTGCTGGCCCAAGCGTGCAACATCGGTCTGGCGGCGGTGGCCGCGCCAGAGGTTCAGGCGCTCACCCTGTCGCGCCTGTCATGGGTTCAGCAGAACTACGTCCGCGCTGAGACCATCACGGCGGCCAATGCCCGCCTGGTGGACGCCCAGTTCGCCCTGCCGCTGGCGCACACCTGGGGCGGAGGTGAAGTGGCATCCGCCGATGGGCTGCGCTTTGTGGTGCCAGTGAGGACCCTGCACGCCGGATGGAACCGCAAGTATTTCGGCTCCCAGCGTGGCGTGACGTACTACAACTTCACCAGCGATCAGTTCACCGGCTTTCACGGCATCGTGATTCCGGGGACGCTGCGCGACTCGCTGTTCATCCTGGCAGGCCTGCTGGAACAGCAGACCCGCCTTGACCCCCGCGAGATTATGGCCGATACGCACGGCTCCAGCGACGTGGTGTTCGGGTTGTTCGCGCTGCTGGGCTACCGCTTCAGCCCCCGGCTCGCCGATCTGCCCGATCAGCGCTTCTGGCGACTGGACCGCGAGGCCGATTACGGCGCGCTGGATGACCTGAGCCGCCACGTCGTCGATGAGCGGCTGATCGCCGCCCACTGGGAAGACATGCTGCGCCTGGCTGGATCACTCAAGCTGGGCAAGGTCAAAGCCACGGCGGTGATGCGAACCTTGCAACGCGGCGGCAGCCTGTCGGGTCTGGGACGGGCTATCGCTGAGTTTGGCCGCGTCGAGAAGACCCTGTTCCTGCTGAACTACGTCGGGGATGAGGCGTACCGGCGGCGCATCCTGCGGCAGATCAATCGGGGCGA encodes:
- a CDS encoding Tn3 family transposase translates to MPVEFLSDEQAAQYGRYAGDPTPEQLSNFFFLSEAELALIAERRRDHNQLGFAVQLCTLRFLGSFLPNPVQVPSIVVRHVADQLHLPARVIARYALREETRYQHRRIIVAALGYCDFDGGQAVRLIRWLYAQLALSALRPSVLFDLATAQLIRRKVVLPGVTVLARLMARVRERFHARTFEQLSQKLSLAQRQALENLLILPSDARFTPLEVLRTSPTRISSPALKAALHRIEQIRDLGVSDIDLSEVPQSRQALLTRHAQSAWAQTLLRMVPARRQATLLIFLQALERSATDDALDLFDQFMTHLTLTGEVRRKQERLRTLKDLDQAALRLRDAVRVLLDETISDGDLRELAFRAVSAGELRQAVATVSALASEDADTSPEALSNAYGTVRRFLPAFLHTVELDGTASARPLLDAWTFLRKLETSGRDRPQWKDAPRGFVSRVWQRRVFPHGGKTDHQAYTLCLLERLQQALRRREVFAPGSDRYGDPRAELLQGASWDAVSDDVCRALNRSLDPQPELERLRLELDGAYREVERTLPQNTALQLDGQPGGTRLRLTPLEPAPDPPSLQRLQQAVAQRLPAVPLAALLLEVHAFTGLADAFTHVTDGTSTLRDLPLSVTAVLLAQACNIGLAAVAAPEVQALTLSRLSWVQQNYVRAETITAANARLVDAQFALPLAHTWGGGEVASADGLRFVVPVRTLHAGWNRKYFGSQRGVTYYNFTSDQFTGFHGIVIPGTLRDSLFILAGLLEQQTRLDPREIMADTHGSSDVVFGLFALLGYRFSPRLADLPDQRFWRLDREADYGALDDLSRHVVDERLIAAHWEDMLRLAGSLKLGKVKATAVMRTLQRGGSLSGLGRAIAEFGRVEKTLFLLNYVGDEAYRRRILRQINRGEQRHGVGRAVFHGRKGELRQKYREGMEDQLGALGLVVNAIVLWNTRYMGVALDDLRQAGKIENERDISRLTPLLHGHIRMLGTYEFKLPEEIAQGQLRPLRDPDTVQAYLEQIEL
- a CDS encoding recombinase family protein — protein: MQVGYARVSKQNEQDTAAQLRALKTAGAERVFTEHASGGRWDRPELHKMLDQLRAGDVVVVWKLDRLSRSLKDVLHLMELLGEKGVGFRSLTEAIDTTTPAGRMMMQMVGAFAEFERAMIRERTNAGLEQARLEGRVGGRKRKLLPHQEQDIRESVGAGQRTAAQCARLFGVHPSTITRLLQRQS
- a CDS encoding TDT family transporter, with the protein product MIAHPSAPDTSRTAASDVLRGLTPNWFTASMGTGIVSLMLPHLPLPGTAALGEGLWILNMLIFAALTVLSLARILLHPADSRATLLHPAQSMFLGAIPMGLATIINGLIVFGVPRWGVDAALLARDLWVFDAALSAAVGLLVPYLMFTRQDHALERMTALWLLPVVASEVAAASAGQIAPHLGVAAATPLIYGGYVLFALSVPLALMILTVFVLRLAQHKLPGAELGVSMFLPLGPLGTGALALLQLGEAAPRVLAAQGLGELGPILTGAGLLGGLVLWGFGTWWLALATLTTLRFIRQGLPFNLGWWAFTFPLGVFTASTFSLGSLTHLGFFTGLGEVFVPVLAVLWLLVTVRTAHGVWRGELLGKVPALPAIGLPRA
- a CDS encoding LysR substrate-binding domain-containing protein, producing the protein MPLNPDHLLTFVRVARHGNLSAAAGELNLTQPAVSSQIKLLTQAVGEPLLTRHRYGVRLTPAGQGLLPHAVAVERALAGATRYAADLRGLETGTLNIAASSTIAAALLPGVLAQYHARFPGVTLRVQQGNTGEVLAALLDGACELALIEGVAGTLPADLIRRTFAQDTLRLVLAPQHPLAQHSALNAAHLSGLGLVWREPGSGTLEVARSALERAGIQTREVLTLTGSEAVKEAVISGLGAAFMSELIVRREVAAGVLASPPLELPGLDRRLDVVGAPTELLSRAVQVFVTFLEPAG